A stretch of the Gemmatimonadaceae bacterium genome encodes the following:
- a CDS encoding RidA family protein — protein MSQPLEQPVPQGRYVPAVRHVDVVYTSGMTPRRGGVLMFTGPIAAGDALEQHRDAVRLATQNALVAAQGCVGDGERIAVVLQLTVFLAAESGFTSHSKVADFASEVLVEELGPACIGSRAAIGVSSLPAGAPVEVTLVCAVRRG, from the coding sequence GTGAGCCAGCCCCTGGAGCAGCCCGTGCCGCAGGGCAGGTACGTGCCGGCGGTGCGGCATGTGGACGTGGTTTACACCTCCGGCATGACGCCGCGGCGTGGCGGCGTGCTGATGTTCACCGGCCCGATCGCGGCGGGTGACGCACTGGAGCAGCACCGCGACGCCGTGCGCCTCGCGACGCAGAACGCACTGGTGGCGGCGCAGGGGTGTGTGGGCGACGGTGAGCGGATCGCGGTGGTGCTGCAACTGACGGTCTTCCTGGCCGCGGAGTCCGGGTTCACGTCGCACTCGAAGGTGGCCGACTTCGCGTCGGAGGTGTTGGTGGAGGAGCTGGGTCCTGCGTGCATCGGGAGCCGTGCGGCGATCGGCGTGTCATCGCTGCCGGCGGGTGCGCCGGTGGAGGTCACGCTGGTGTGCGCGGTGCGGCGGGGCTGA